One region of Mesobacillus boroniphilus genomic DNA includes:
- a CDS encoding ABC transporter ATP-binding protein, whose amino-acid sequence MSEITLSVKGLRKTIGKKEIIKGIDFELKRGEVFGFLGPNGAGKTTTIRMLVGLIKPSSGTIEIGGYNVRKNFTKAMAQMGCIVENPELYSYLTGWENLEHFARMLPEVDGTYMNYVVDLVRLEERIHDPVRTYSLGMRQRLGIAQALLGKPKVLILDEPTNGLDPMGIREMRNFIRYLAEEEGLTVLVSSHLLSEIQLMCDRVAIISKGSVIKVDYVENLLALQEKVIWHAEPHDTAKEILGGVTTVLEEADGALITPYIENEAATWNRMLVEKGVKVNGMNRKLPALEDLFLELTGGESID is encoded by the coding sequence ATGAGTGAGATCACGCTCTCTGTTAAAGGGCTGAGAAAGACAATTGGCAAAAAAGAAATCATCAAAGGGATCGACTTTGAATTGAAAAGAGGAGAAGTTTTTGGCTTTCTTGGTCCGAACGGTGCTGGTAAAACTACGACCATCAGGATGCTGGTCGGTTTAATTAAACCTAGTTCGGGAACAATCGAAATCGGCGGCTACAATGTCAGGAAGAATTTTACAAAAGCAATGGCGCAAATGGGCTGTATTGTTGAAAATCCTGAGTTGTATTCCTATCTGACAGGCTGGGAAAATCTCGAGCACTTTGCGAGGATGCTTCCTGAAGTTGACGGGACGTATATGAATTATGTGGTGGACCTTGTGCGATTGGAGGAACGTATTCATGATCCTGTCAGGACGTATTCTCTTGGAATGCGGCAGCGTCTTGGGATTGCCCAGGCTTTGCTGGGAAAACCAAAGGTCCTGATTTTGGACGAGCCGACGAATGGGCTGGATCCGATGGGAATAAGGGAGATGCGGAATTTCATCCGTTATCTCGCCGAAGAGGAAGGATTGACTGTTCTAGTATCAAGCCATTTGCTGAGCGAAATTCAGCTAATGTGTGATAGGGTCGCGATCATTTCGAAAGGTTCAGTTATAAAAGTGGATTATGTTGAAAATCTTTTGGCACTCCAGGAGAAAGTCATCTGGCATGCCGAACCGCATGATACTGCGAAAGAGATTTTAGGTGGAGTGACCACGGTCCTGGAAGAGGCAGATGGAGCTTTGATTACTCCTTATATAGAAAACGAAGCAGCTACGTGGAACCGGATGCTGGTGGAAAAGGGAGTCAAGGTGAATGGAATGAACAGAAAATTGCCTGCACTTGAAGACCTTTTCCTTGAACTGACTGGGGGTGAGTCAATTGATTAA
- a CDS encoding sigma-70 family RNA polymerase sigma factor produces MSIDKLRSLNRAEDSVIMMHYKSLQQYCRFLTKSSWDGDDLVQEVTVKAIRHYEPSQISSALLKKIAYHQWVDTIRKQSREITGIPENLASFTHGSVRDTVEMVLSKLTPKQAVIFILKEAFRFQSREIAELLDSTEMAVKAALYRARKRLEREGSLREVDQELNEEEEKLLSDLLCESLQTEDPTVLLENIQKIPSLAPCSPEMSLHSRSPLSTFKMAA; encoded by the coding sequence ATGTCTATCGATAAACTCAGGAGTTTGAATAGAGCAGAGGATTCCGTGATCATGATGCACTATAAAAGTCTGCAGCAGTATTGCCGTTTTCTTACGAAGAGCAGTTGGGACGGCGACGACCTGGTTCAGGAAGTAACGGTAAAGGCGATTCGCCATTATGAACCGTCACAAATCAGCTCGGCTTTACTGAAAAAAATCGCTTATCACCAATGGGTGGATACTATCAGGAAGCAAAGCCGGGAGATAACAGGGATTCCAGAAAATCTTGCATCATTCACTCATGGGAGCGTAAGGGATACAGTCGAGATGGTACTGTCTAAATTGACGCCGAAGCAGGCAGTGATCTTTATCCTTAAGGAAGCGTTTCGCTTTCAATCACGCGAGATTGCCGAGCTGCTGGATTCAACTGAAATGGCCGTTAAAGCAGCGCTCTATCGTGCCAGGAAAAGGCTCGAGCGGGAAGGAAGCCTGCGTGAAGTGGATCAGGAACTGAACGAGGAAGAAGAAAAGCTATTGTCTGACTTGCTTTGCGAATCGCTTCAGACTGAGGATCCGACTGTGTTGCTTGAGAATATCCAGAAAATCCCGTCACTTGCTCCATGTTCACCGGAAATGTCTCTGCACTCCCGTTCACCTCTCTCTACTTTCAAAATGGCTGCGTAA
- a CDS encoding SGNH/GDSL hydrolase family protein has translation MKKYSVKLTLIFSVLSLILMLFGLVWTIQNQFLSNGASGAIEQANPVEDNTEKDGKVVVALGDSLTRGTGDDTGKGYIGYLVDELEDKSKEKITIHNFGVKGYRSNQLLDQLKQAEIQRKIQSADYILITIGGNDLFQSGQAFLQMDEKQIAQAKESYLKNLESILKELRTMNDLAVIFHIGLYNPFIDLNDSELTTKIVRDWNYDTNKLLDQNEKAVYVPTFDLFQLSVNDYLYTDKFHPNAEGYRLIAERVASLITW, from the coding sequence GTGAAGAAGTATTCGGTTAAGCTAACACTGATTTTTTCAGTGCTCTCATTAATATTAATGCTGTTTGGTCTTGTATGGACGATTCAGAATCAATTTCTTAGCAATGGAGCGTCGGGAGCTATCGAGCAGGCAAATCCAGTTGAAGATAACACGGAAAAAGACGGCAAGGTGGTAGTTGCTCTTGGAGATTCATTGACCCGTGGTACAGGGGATGATACAGGAAAAGGCTATATTGGCTACCTGGTTGATGAGCTAGAGGATAAATCAAAAGAGAAAATCACGATACATAACTTCGGGGTTAAAGGTTACCGTTCGAATCAGCTATTAGACCAGCTGAAACAAGCCGAGATCCAGAGGAAGATTCAGAGCGCTGACTACATCCTGATTACAATTGGCGGGAATGATTTGTTCCAGAGTGGACAAGCGTTCTTGCAAATGGATGAGAAGCAAATAGCTCAGGCGAAGGAAAGTTACTTGAAAAACCTTGAATCCATTCTAAAAGAGTTAAGGACTATGAATGACTTAGCTGTCATTTTTCATATTGGACTATATAATCCGTTCATTGATTTGAATGATTCTGAGCTGACAACGAAAATCGTCCGTGATTGGAATTACGATACGAATAAATTGCTGGACCAGAATGAGAAGGCCGTTTATGTGCCGACTTTTGACTTATTCCAGCTTAGTGTGAACGATTATTTGTACACAGATAAATTCCACCCGAATGCTGAAGGCTACAGGCTGATCGCAGAGCGGGTCGCTTCTTTGATTACATGGTAA
- a CDS encoding YolD-like family protein, which yields MRIRDRGKLKFMPAHFMPEHRALLRELARDELRQPKPLLDEYEIQEMENRICYAMEFTYPVKITKWDDGFTYEEKGHVHYLDPIRKEVRMVAEDGSAMSMKFEDIVAVDVEKVR from the coding sequence ATGAGAATACGAGACCGAGGAAAACTGAAATTCATGCCTGCTCATTTTATGCCAGAGCATCGTGCATTATTGAGAGAGCTTGCAAGGGATGAGCTTCGGCAGCCGAAGCCGTTGCTCGATGAATACGAAATCCAGGAGATGGAGAATCGGATTTGCTACGCCATGGAATTTACATATCCAGTAAAAATCACTAAGTGGGATGATGGATTTACATATGAAGAAAAAGGACATGTCCATTACCTTGATCCAATCAGGAAGGAAGTACGGATGGTAGCTGAAGATGGGAGTGCAATGTCAATGAAGTTCGAGGATATTGTCGCTGTGGATGTGGAAAAGGTGAGATAG
- a CDS encoding cysteine hydrolase family protein, with amino-acid sequence MENKALVIIDVQNGMFLEGEEVFNGKGLLQGIKALIKQARLANMPVVYIQHNESGGYPLENGTYGWEIHSEISPEAGDIIVQKTSPDSFLKTSLDQELKEKGIEHLYLVGIQTEICVDTTIRSAFSKGYQVTLVSDLHSTWPGNEITAQQIISHHNGVLRWFADVKSSDEIRLSAKA; translated from the coding sequence ATGGAGAACAAAGCATTAGTGATTATTGATGTTCAAAACGGGATGTTCCTTGAAGGAGAAGAAGTTTTCAATGGTAAAGGGCTGCTGCAAGGTATTAAGGCACTGATTAAACAGGCACGTTTAGCCAATATGCCAGTCGTATATATCCAACACAATGAATCAGGTGGATATCCTTTGGAAAACGGGACATATGGTTGGGAGATCCATTCAGAAATTAGCCCGGAAGCGGGAGATATAATTGTTCAAAAAACGTCACCTGACTCCTTTTTAAAAACAAGCCTAGACCAGGAGTTAAAAGAAAAGGGGATCGAACACCTCTATCTCGTCGGTATCCAAACTGAAATTTGTGTGGATACAACAATCAGAAGCGCATTCAGCAAGGGGTATCAGGTTACTTTGGTTTCCGATTTACATAGCACATGGCCTGGAAATGAAATAACAGCCCAGCAAATCATCAGCCATCACAACGGGGTGTTGCGCTGGTTTGCTGACGTGAAGTCTAGCGATGAGATTAGGTTAAGCGCGAAAGCCTAG
- a CDS encoding DUF3817 domain-containing protein has product MQNTAISRFRLMGLLEGGSLLVLVFIAMPLKYLAGFPEAVRFVGSLHGFLFVLYVLMLIYTTFKVRWSFLWAVSAFTVAFIPFGNMVLDRFLRRTFSVKEVS; this is encoded by the coding sequence ATGCAAAATACGGCTATCAGTCGTTTTCGTTTGATGGGTTTGCTTGAAGGTGGATCGTTGTTGGTGCTTGTGTTCATTGCGATGCCGCTTAAGTATTTGGCTGGTTTTCCCGAGGCTGTTAGGTTCGTAGGTTCTTTGCACGGTTTTTTATTTGTTTTATATGTGCTTATGCTTATATATACGACATTTAAGGTCCGATGGTCGTTTTTATGGGCAGTTAGTGCGTTTACAGTTGCGTTCATTCCTTTTGGCAATATGGTTTTGGACCGCTTTTTACGGCGGACTTTTTCAGTAAAGGAAGTTTCATAA
- a CDS encoding cell wall hydrolase, with the protein MKKIIMLVAILTLVIGSYTVYAETTKSNQDAETLKTKKVDVDTKESSVTDKRFIKEEEVRLLARLVHAEAKGEPYEGKVAVAEVVLNRVEHEQFPDTVKEVIYQRNAFQPVQNGAINKPASEEAIKAVEDALENENNIDCLYFYNPETATSQWIFTRDVVKTIGKHAFAI; encoded by the coding sequence ATGAAAAAAATTATTATGTTAGTTGCCATACTTACTTTAGTGATTGGTTCATATACTGTTTATGCTGAAACGACTAAGAGCAATCAGGATGCTGAAACATTAAAAACTAAAAAAGTAGATGTTGATACGAAGGAATCTTCTGTCACAGATAAACGCTTCATTAAGGAAGAAGAAGTTAGGCTTCTTGCCCGCCTGGTCCATGCGGAAGCAAAAGGTGAGCCTTATGAAGGAAAAGTTGCCGTTGCCGAAGTCGTACTGAACCGAGTGGAGCACGAACAATTTCCTGATACGGTTAAAGAAGTCATTTATCAAAGAAACGCATTCCAACCGGTCCAAAACGGTGCAATTAATAAACCGGCAAGTGAAGAAGCAATCAAAGCAGTTGAAGATGCTCTTGAAAATGAGAATAACATAGACTGTTTATACTTCTATAACCCGGAGACTGCAACAAGCCAGTGGATCTTCACTCGTGATGTTGTGAAAACCATTGGGAAACATGCATTTGCTATCTAA
- a CDS encoding AlkZ-related protein: MKDYKIKTYEEAIQVIDEVGFLPLAPLVPDFPALNTITAPESWHTDTEFDPWIWRTRFSVDGVAGYGKFMKKKSILISRDFLPYFKTVLGSYETVEERYQKGTLSREALSLYRIINEEGLIDTRELRTQAGLRDKEHKKVFDNALLELQGTMDIVISGIKEKINSEGDKNGWSSTAFETYDSWASRNKIETIAIEKKKAREYLLNHFQGVASENAVKRLEKILGD; this comes from the coding sequence TTGAAGGATTACAAAATAAAAACTTATGAAGAAGCGATTCAGGTCATTGATGAAGTGGGCTTCCTCCCGCTTGCGCCTTTGGTACCTGATTTCCCGGCGTTGAATACCATTACTGCTCCTGAGTCCTGGCATACAGATACAGAATTTGATCCATGGATTTGGCGAACAAGGTTCTCTGTTGATGGTGTCGCTGGGTATGGGAAATTCATGAAGAAAAAGTCCATCCTGATTTCGCGTGATTTCCTGCCATATTTTAAGACGGTTCTAGGCAGTTATGAAACAGTTGAAGAACGATATCAAAAAGGCACTCTATCAAGAGAAGCATTGAGCCTTTACCGAATCATTAATGAAGAAGGGCTCATTGATACAAGAGAGTTGAGGACTCAGGCGGGGTTAAGGGATAAAGAGCATAAAAAGGTGTTCGACAATGCTTTATTGGAACTGCAGGGAACGATGGATATTGTCATTTCGGGAATCAAGGAAAAAATAAACTCGGAAGGCGATAAGAATGGTTGGAGCAGCACGGCCTTTGAAACATACGATTCTTGGGCAAGCCGTAATAAAATCGAAACCATCGCTATAGAAAAGAAAAAGGCAAGAGAATACCTTTTGAATCATTTTCAAGGTGTTGCTAGTGAAAACGCCGTAAAGAGGCTGGAGAAAATACTGGGGGATTAA
- a CDS encoding LysM peptidoglycan-binding domain-containing protein, with the protein MKIHVVRSGDTLWGISQGYQTTINQIILANEMDNPNVLVVGQSLVIPEINREYVVQQGDSLWGIASRYGVTVQELARYNNIADPSLIFVGQMLQMPYLSHTVRSGETLWAIAQRYGVSINQITEANGISNPSLIYPGRVLRIPAPSKPVIEVNAYITRMSESGRSDVLSRGHHFTYLAPFSYRMGEDGSLLNLQDSNVLQAATMTNTSPLFTLTNEADGSFSSDRAAAILRNPAVQDTLLNNILAKMKERGYTGLNIDFEYVYPEDRENYNNFLRKAVALMHPQGYTVSTALAPKQRADQEGLLYEAHDYEAHGEIVDFVVIMTYEWGWSGGRPWAIAPINEVRKVLDYAVTAIPRDKILMGVPLYGRDWRIPWVQGTYARTVSPKGAVELAAQQGVNIQFHDTYQSPFFRYTDADGQQHEVWYEDARSVQSKYDTVKEYGLRGVSYWVLGPSFPKNWPVLHNNFRVRKL; encoded by the coding sequence ATGAAAATACATGTCGTAAGATCGGGTGACACACTGTGGGGCATTTCACAAGGCTACCAAACTACCATTAACCAGATTATTTTAGCTAATGAAATGGATAATCCCAATGTTCTAGTGGTTGGACAGTCACTTGTGATACCGGAAATCAATCGGGAGTATGTCGTACAGCAGGGTGATAGTTTATGGGGAATTGCCTCTCGCTACGGAGTGACCGTACAGGAGCTGGCACGCTATAACAATATCGCGGACCCTTCGCTGATTTTTGTTGGTCAAATGCTTCAGATGCCTTACTTGAGCCACACCGTTCGATCAGGAGAAACCTTATGGGCAATTGCGCAGCGTTACGGAGTCAGTATTAATCAAATCACAGAAGCTAATGGGATATCGAATCCTTCACTCATTTATCCAGGGCGTGTTTTAAGAATACCAGCGCCTTCAAAGCCAGTAATTGAAGTAAATGCCTATATAACAAGGATGAGTGAATCAGGAAGAAGTGATGTTCTGTCACGGGGACACCATTTTACGTATCTTGCTCCTTTTTCATATAGGATGGGTGAAGATGGGTCACTTCTGAACCTACAGGATTCGAATGTTCTACAAGCTGCGACCATGACCAACACCTCACCATTGTTTACACTCACAAATGAAGCGGATGGCTCGTTCAGTTCGGATCGGGCAGCCGCCATCCTTCGTAATCCAGCCGTTCAGGACACATTGTTGAACAATATCCTCGCTAAAATGAAGGAAAGAGGCTATACCGGCTTGAATATCGATTTTGAATATGTCTATCCAGAAGACCGCGAAAACTATAACAACTTTTTACGAAAAGCTGTTGCCCTCATGCATCCCCAAGGCTATACGGTCTCGACTGCACTGGCTCCAAAACAAAGAGCCGATCAGGAAGGACTGCTTTATGAAGCACACGATTACGAAGCACACGGGGAAATTGTCGATTTTGTAGTGATTATGACATATGAATGGGGCTGGTCCGGCGGCAGGCCATGGGCAATCGCACCGATAAATGAAGTAAGGAAAGTGTTGGACTATGCCGTCACAGCCATTCCGCGCGATAAAATCTTGATGGGTGTCCCTTTATATGGCAGAGACTGGCGCATTCCATGGGTGCAAGGAACCTATGCTCGAACTGTCAGCCCAAAAGGAGCAGTAGAGCTCGCTGCACAACAGGGAGTAAATATCCAATTCCATGATACGTACCAATCACCATTTTTCCGCTACACCGACGCAGACGGCCAGCAGCATGAAGTCTGGTACGAAGATGCAAGGAGCGTTCAGTCCAAGTATGATACTGTAAAAGAGTATGGTTTGCGAGGCGTAAGCTACTGGGTACTCGGACCATCCTTCCCGAAAAACTGGCCAGTGCTGCACAATAACTTTAGGGTGAGGAAGCTATAA
- a CDS encoding DUF1450 domain-containing protein has product MNVIQKLFSKKKKAKVEFCQRNLEQFLQEENYAAYNEFLSRKNIVHKEFECQSRCKECRMSPYAMVNGDFVTAENSEELLKKMAEYID; this is encoded by the coding sequence ATGAATGTAATCCAAAAGCTTTTTTCAAAAAAAAAGAAAGCGAAGGTTGAATTCTGTCAGCGTAATTTGGAGCAGTTTTTACAGGAAGAGAATTATGCTGCCTATAATGAGTTCTTAAGCCGCAAAAATATTGTGCATAAGGAATTCGAATGTCAGAGCAGGTGCAAGGAATGCAGAATGTCCCCGTATGCAATGGTAAATGGCGATTTTGTAACCGCTGAGAATTCTGAAGAGTTACTTAAAAAAATGGCTGAATATATAGATTAA
- the clpP gene encoding ATP-dependent Clp endopeptidase proteolytic subunit ClpP yields the protein MSTIPYVIEQSNRGERSYDIYSRLLKDRIIMLGDEINDQVANSVIAQLLFLEADNPEKDISIYINSPGGSTTAGFAIFDTMEYIKPDISTICIGMAASFGAMLLLAGTKGKRFALPNSEIMIHQPLGGARGQATEIEISAKRILKLRDHVNQIISERTGQPVEKIEKDTDRDYFMSAQEALEYGIIDKIITRT from the coding sequence GTGAGTACAATTCCTTATGTAATCGAACAATCCAACCGGGGAGAGCGTTCATACGATATTTATTCCCGTCTTTTAAAAGACCGCATTATCATGCTTGGAGATGAAATCAATGACCAGGTGGCAAACAGCGTTATTGCTCAGCTTTTATTCCTTGAAGCTGATAATCCTGAAAAGGATATCTCCATCTATATTAATAGTCCTGGAGGTTCAACCACAGCGGGCTTTGCGATTTTTGATACGATGGAATACATCAAGCCCGATATCAGCACAATCTGTATCGGAATGGCCGCATCATTTGGAGCCATGCTGTTGCTTGCCGGTACCAAAGGGAAGAGATTCGCACTGCCAAACAGTGAAATCATGATACACCAGCCTCTGGGAGGTGCAAGGGGCCAGGCGACGGAGATTGAAATATCCGCTAAAAGAATCCTGAAGCTGCGTGATCATGTGAATCAGATTATATCCGAGAGAACTGGCCAACCGGTGGAAAAAATCGAAAAGGATACCGATCGGGATTATTTCATGAGTGCCCAGGAAGCTTTGGAGTACGGGATTATTGATAAGATTATTACACGGACATAG
- a CDS encoding ABC transporter permease subunit produces MINLVRNEMLKIVRKKRILIVAGIIAVLVALFTYSQYREIERRLERFGDVDWRTTLQQQIIDTQNRITSSGISDEWKSELQLRIQQQQYYLDNNVNPMEPGAPSFARVFAEHSINLFLPLMIMVVAADIVSSERSAGTVKLLLTRPVKRWKILMSKYISLILSVSIIVVLFGVLSYLISGLIFGYQGWSAPVITGFNVEGNELNTNAVQMIPQWQYLLMEFSLVWFVALIVGTITFMLSVLIRNTPAGMGVMLAALISGAILSNMVSSWESAKYLFMINLNLTGYLSGQAPPIEGMTLGFSLVVLALWGLAALIVSFAVFIRQDIY; encoded by the coding sequence TTGATTAACCTGGTTAGGAATGAAATGCTAAAGATTGTCCGCAAAAAAAGGATCCTGATCGTGGCTGGGATCATCGCTGTGCTTGTCGCACTTTTTACATATTCACAATACAGGGAAATTGAAAGAAGGCTTGAGCGGTTTGGGGATGTTGATTGGCGAACGACCCTGCAGCAGCAAATCATCGATACCCAAAACAGGATCACGAGCAGCGGGATTTCAGATGAGTGGAAAAGTGAGCTGCAGCTTCGCATCCAGCAGCAACAATACTACCTTGATAACAATGTGAATCCGATGGAGCCTGGTGCGCCAAGCTTTGCGAGGGTATTTGCGGAGCACTCGATTAATTTGTTTTTGCCATTGATGATTATGGTGGTAGCTGCGGATATTGTATCATCAGAACGAAGTGCCGGAACGGTAAAATTATTGCTGACTAGGCCGGTGAAGCGCTGGAAGATCTTGATGAGTAAATACATCTCTCTGATTTTATCAGTATCGATCATTGTCGTGTTGTTTGGAGTGCTGTCCTATTTGATATCCGGCCTTATTTTTGGCTATCAAGGCTGGTCAGCCCCTGTCATAACTGGATTTAACGTCGAAGGGAATGAACTCAATACGAATGCAGTCCAGATGATTCCCCAATGGCAGTACTTATTAATGGAGTTCAGCCTGGTGTGGTTTGTAGCCCTGATTGTCGGAACGATCACATTCATGCTTTCGGTTCTGATACGGAATACGCCAGCCGGAATGGGCGTCATGCTCGCCGCGCTGATTTCAGGAGCCATCCTCAGCAATATGGTTTCATCCTGGGAATCGGCAAAATATCTGTTCATGATCAATTTGAATCTGACAGGCTACCTTTCTGGCCAGGCGCCGCCGATTGAAGGGATGACACTAGGGTTTTCGCTTGTGGTGTTGGCTCTATGGGGATTGGCTGCCTTGATTGTTTCGTTTGCTGTGTTTATCAGGCAGGATATATATTAA
- the rpiA gene encoding ribose-5-phosphate isomerase RpiA yields MNEKQMVGEKAVEYIKDGMVVGLGTGSTAYYTITKLGELVRNGFNIKGIPTSEQTAALAVEQGITLVDFKDVNQIDVAIDGADEFDADLNLIKGGGGALLREKIIANAASIFIVIADSSKGAKKLGAFPLPVEIVTFGADMTTKKIAELGCEPKLRLTGNQPFITDNGNYILDCDFKHIESPKEMELQLNKIPGVVENGLFVNMADRLITIENGELVEKTK; encoded by the coding sequence ATGAATGAAAAACAAATGGTTGGCGAGAAAGCTGTTGAGTACATAAAAGATGGAATGGTAGTTGGTCTGGGAACAGGATCGACCGCTTATTATACAATCACAAAATTAGGCGAGTTAGTGAGAAACGGGTTTAACATCAAAGGAATCCCGACATCGGAGCAAACTGCCGCGCTAGCTGTGGAGCAGGGAATTACACTGGTGGATTTTAAAGATGTGAATCAGATTGATGTCGCAATTGATGGAGCGGATGAGTTTGACGCTGATTTGAACTTGATAAAAGGTGGGGGAGGAGCGCTCTTAAGGGAAAAAATCATCGCTAATGCGGCCTCTATCTTCATTGTCATAGCAGATTCATCCAAAGGAGCGAAGAAATTGGGAGCATTCCCGCTGCCGGTTGAGATTGTAACGTTTGGAGCCGATATGACAACTAAGAAGATCGCCGAGCTTGGCTGTGAACCGAAATTAAGACTAACTGGAAACCAGCCATTCATCACAGACAACGGAAATTATATTCTCGACTGCGATTTTAAACACATAGAATCGCCTAAGGAGATGGAATTGCAGCTGAATAAGATTCCGGGAGTGGTTGAAAACGGATTATTTGTGAATATGGCTGATAGGCTGATCACAATTGAAAATGGTGAGCTGGTTGAAAAAACAAAATAA
- a CDS encoding DMT family transporter — translation MFIVLVVVTTFLMGSSFTVGKIGLNYVSPLLLVGLRFTIAGLLMAILVRKRIKPDKLADWGRIFIIGLMQTAGVMGCIFLSLRTITAGESSILTFTNPLMVVMMGTVFLGIRYRFLQWVGAIVGFIGVFITLGFHLQLTVGTLFGLGAAVFWSIGTILIKQWGSRFNVWVLTAYQMLFGGIILLLMGLTLESPKLMITPISASIILWLAVMASIVQFAIWFYLINQGDPGKTSAFLFLAPFFGVLTGWVLLGEVVEWYVYAGGALIFTGIFLVNWTFKERARLSLRESG, via the coding sequence ATGTTTATCGTGCTTGTCGTTGTTACTACATTTCTCATGGGCTCTTCTTTTACCGTCGGAAAGATTGGTTTGAATTATGTCTCTCCATTGTTATTGGTTGGTTTAAGATTCACGATAGCCGGTTTGCTTATGGCGATACTTGTTAGGAAAAGAATTAAGCCGGATAAGCTGGCTGATTGGGGAAGGATTTTCATCATTGGTTTGATGCAAACAGCAGGCGTCATGGGCTGTATCTTCCTCAGTTTACGGACGATCACGGCAGGTGAGTCCTCAATTTTAACCTTTACCAATCCATTAATGGTAGTGATGATGGGTACCGTATTCCTTGGGATTCGTTACAGGTTCCTTCAATGGGTTGGCGCGATAGTAGGGTTTATCGGTGTGTTCATCACACTAGGTTTTCACTTGCAGCTGACAGTTGGTACACTTTTCGGTCTGGGGGCTGCTGTGTTTTGGTCCATTGGGACAATCCTGATCAAACAATGGGGCAGCCGCTTTAATGTCTGGGTGCTGACAGCTTATCAAATGCTCTTTGGAGGCATTATCCTTTTATTGATGGGTCTTACGCTGGAATCCCCGAAGCTGATGATAACCCCGATTTCGGCATCGATTATTTTATGGCTTGCGGTCATGGCTTCAATCGTTCAGTTTGCGATTTGGTTTTATCTGATCAATCAAGGTGACCCAGGCAAAACAAGTGCCTTCCTGTTCCTGGCACCTTTTTTCGGCGTGCTTACCGGCTGGGTCCTGCTGGGTGAGGTAGTGGAATGGTATGTCTACGCGGGTGGGGCGCTGATTTTTACAGGGATTTTCCTGGTTAACTGGACTTTTAAGGAGAGAGCCCGATTGTCACTACGAGAGAGTGGATAA
- a CDS encoding DUF3891 family protein: protein MIIHEREHEFVMVAQHDHAKVSHDAAQNWRDDYFLGKERKNSVVLAVREHDRCWIEPDKDPLWNEQTQQPYSFMDYPGSPKLAFYTKGIDEIAQMDPYAGLLCSLHYASFLKDATSTIGKNFWNEEKQRQQELLKELGIKKNELLSFHLNLLKFCDNLSLYICLNDPGTPKAQEHYFYRNGFPQKFSFADNQSIHAEWLDQHTVSLSYTPFKNNLQVTLPFKAVGKKFIKEKGLVDAYRQSPVLWRKVTLE from the coding sequence ATGATCATCCATGAAAGGGAACACGAATTCGTTATGGTGGCCCAGCACGACCATGCCAAGGTTTCGCATGATGCAGCACAAAATTGGAGAGATGATTATTTTCTCGGAAAAGAGAGGAAAAATTCGGTGGTCCTCGCCGTGCGGGAACACGACCGGTGCTGGATTGAGCCAGACAAAGATCCCTTATGGAATGAACAGACCCAGCAGCCATACTCCTTTATGGATTACCCAGGAAGCCCGAAACTTGCCTTTTACACAAAAGGAATTGACGAGATCGCTCAAATGGATCCATACGCCGGCCTCCTGTGCAGCCTACACTACGCATCATTCCTGAAGGACGCCACAAGCACGATCGGGAAGAATTTTTGGAACGAAGAAAAACAAAGACAGCAGGAGTTGCTCAAGGAATTAGGAATCAAAAAAAACGAGTTGTTGTCCTTCCACTTAAATCTATTAAAATTCTGCGACAACCTATCATTGTATATTTGCCTCAACGATCCAGGAACACCAAAAGCACAGGAGCATTATTTTTACCGAAATGGCTTTCCGCAGAAATTTTCATTTGCTGATAACCAATCCATCCATGCAGAATGGCTTGATCAACATACCGTATCCCTATCGTATACACCCTTCAAGAATAACCTCCAAGTCACACTGCCTTTTAAAGCTGTTGGAAAAAAATTCATCAAAGAAAAAGGCTTGGTTGACGCTTATAGACAAAGCCCTGTTTTGTGGAGAAAAGTTACACTTGAGTGA